A single Candidatus Acidulodesulfobacterium acidiphilum DNA region contains:
- a CDS encoding ORF6N domain-containing protein has product MERVPIEIIESKIYLIRNQRVMLDSDIAELYGVTTKRFNEQVKRNIERFPEDFMFKLTDEEYKILRSQFATSNIIHGGRRYTPYVFTEHGAIMAATILNSSKAVEMSIFVVRAFVKLREITSSNKELAQKLNELEKKYEKHDKDIKAIIDAIRQLMTPPEKTKRKIGFIK; this is encoded by the coding sequence ATGGAACGCGTTCCTATAGAAATCATAGAAAGTAAAATATATCTAATAAGAAACCAGAGGGTTATGCTTGATAGCGATATTGCCGAACTTTACGGCGTTACTACCAAAAGATTTAACGAGCAGGTTAAAAGAAATATAGAACGTTTTCCTGAAGATTTTATGTTTAAACTGACTGATGAAGAATATAAAATCTTGAGGTCGCAATTTGCGACCTCAAATATTATTCATGGCGGCAGACGTTATACTCCATACGTATTTACCGAACATGGCGCAATTATGGCGGCAACTATTCTTAACTCTTCAAAAGCCGTTGAAATGAGCATCTTTGTCGTAAGGGCGTTTGTAAAGTTAAGAGAGATTACGTCCAGCAACAAAGAACTTGCCCAAAAATTAAACGAACTTGAGAAGAAATATGAAAAACACGATAAAGATATAAAAGCTATAATAGATGCTATAAGGCAGTTGATGACCCCTCCGGAAAAAACAAAAAGAAAAATAGGTTTTATAAAATAA
- a CDS encoding XRE family transcriptional regulator, with translation MPKHKNIELFKHIGFKIRIKRRELNLSQEKLAEMLNVAYTQVYNYETGRFKIPLDYLLELADIFNVDLNYFLSDFNSGKKVKLENENLDLNKTIGMVKEIYNLNDENLIYLLKKSVESIYNIVKAKN, from the coding sequence ATGCCTAAACATAAAAATATCGAATTATTTAAGCACATAGGTTTTAAAATTAGAATAAAAAGGCGTGAGCTTAATCTTTCTCAGGAAAAATTAGCCGAGATGCTTAACGTTGCATACACGCAGGTTTATAATTATGAAACGGGCAGGTTTAAGATTCCATTGGATTATCTTCTTGAATTAGCTGATATTTTTAACGTTGATTTAAATTATTTTTTATCTGATTTTAATTCAGGCAAAAAAGTAAAACTTGAAAATGAAAATTTAGATCTTAATAAAACAATAGGGATGGTTAAAGAAATTTATAATTTAAACGACGAAAATTTAATATACCTGCTAAAAAAAAGTGTAGAATCGATATATAACATAGTTAAGGCTAAAAATTAA
- a CDS encoding autotransporter outer membrane beta-barrel domain-containing protein, producing MTAKAYASENSNFSGLYVGGNIGLVDTNMSGANASLVSGTPYSSSGLSSAKTAFAFGLNAGYNYKFNKIPVILGVGIIYLNNSKITANGTLSYQGVSLPESISYASSSYGAYLEPGIIVSKRFLLYGRIGTVHNDLNNTSVELDGINDNVSFSNGGSIYYGLGAQYLILKNVGINFEFDSVSQSISFPDSPNITMNNYDFLVGISYYFGNI from the coding sequence ATGACCGCTAAGGCTTATGCTAGTGAAAATTCAAATTTTTCAGGTTTATATGTCGGCGGTAATATTGGTTTAGTTGATACAAATATGAGCGGAGCTAATGCCTCTTTGGTATCAGGAACTCCATATTCCTCAAGCGGTCTTTCAAGCGCTAAAACAGCTTTTGCTTTTGGTTTGAATGCGGGATATAATTACAAATTTAACAAGATACCCGTAATATTGGGTGTCGGCATTATATACTTGAATAATAGCAAAATTACAGCAAATGGAACATTATCATATCAGGGAGTTTCTTTACCGGAAAGCATTTCTTACGCTAGCTCTTCTTATGGAGCATATTTAGAGCCCGGAATTATAGTTTCAAAAAGATTTTTGCTATACGGAAGAATTGGAACCGTTCACAATGACCTTAATAATACTTCTGTTGAATTGGATGGAATTAATGATAATGTTTCCTTTTCTAACGGCGGGTCAATTTATTATGGATTGGGGGCTCAGTACTTAATACTAAAAAATGTAGGTATAAATTTTGAATTTGATTCTGTATCTCAGTCAATATCTTTTCCTGATTCGCCAAATATTACAATGAATAATTATGATTTCTTAGTCGGTATATCTTATTATTTTGGAAATATTTAA